A stretch of DNA from Opitutales bacterium:
ACGCAACCCGCGAGCCGACTGAGCGGCTCAACAACAGAGGCAGTTGGGGCAATCTCCCCGCTGTTTCAATTGCACCCGAGCATGGATTTGCCCATCTACTGCAATGAGGTCCTCTAGGAAACTGCGGCTGTAGCCGTCAGCGCCTTGCGTCCCAAAGCCGAGAGAGGTTGAATGCAAAACTGGCGAGGTATTATGACGCGTAACGTCAAATGCGAGCAATTTGAGCGAAGCCTCCTTTTCTGTGGTATCAAGCCAACCCACATACGCCCATTTGCCACTACACACCATGTGCGACATATCAATATAGTGCTGGGCGAGGTTTGCCGGTAACGAGGGATACTTCTCGGAAATATCATAGGTATAAACAACGCTCTTGCTACGGGTATCAAATACGGCGATTTGAGCGGGTCTTAACGGTTCCTCTTCTGGACCAAAACACGCTACGGGGCGAAACGGTGGCTCCTTATCTAAATATTCTCGAGTATGAGCATTTCCAGCGTAGTAGACGATATATTCATTTTCGCCGTCATTTGTGAGCGATAAGCTTGGCCAGACATCTTGACCACGGACTCCTTTGCAATCCCCCATGGGCCATGTTTCTACCCCAGATCGACTAGCGTAGACTAATTCGGCTCCGTAATTTTTGCTTTTTTGCCACACGCACCAAACACCACCATCATCTACCAGGAACGCTTTGTTGCGACGGAAATGATCTGTCTCCAAATAGGATTCAGCATCAGCCGGGCCGTGTTGGGGGATGTGAGGGGAATTGAGCCTGTGCTCATATAACGACGTAAAAGCAACACTCTCATTAGCTTCATCCAACTCAAATGTCATCGCTCCGATAGCCAATCCCTGATCCGGATTTTGTGCATTCCATCGCTTACTGCCTTCACCCGATATGTCCTTTGCCATCTCTTTTTCCTTGTAAGAAGAATCTGCACACAACTGTGTGTCGCCTAGCCTACCATCTCCATTGTTGTCGTCTGCCGGTCCCAGATAGTAGAGGGTATTTTGAGATATGATGTAAGCTCCCCATTGAGCGAAGGGTGAGCTCAGGCCGACCTTACCGAACTTTCTGTGCATCTGACCATTGTTTGAGATGGAATGCTTGATTATTGTCCCAGAACTTTTGCTCACAGCCGCAAGCCCAGCCATGAAGCTTTGCCTGTGGCCATAATTGTCTGGCACTACCACTAGATCAGAGCCTGAGTCCACTGCGAAAAAGGACGTGTGATTCGGCCTCTCTGGTTCCCAGACGTCATTGCCGTTTGAAAATGAAGGAATCGCGGGTATCCAATCTGTTGTCTGTTCTAAGCTGGATAAGTTATATGCTGATGCCGAGGAATGATCGCCTCCCGTGCGAATATAGAGGTTTTTCGATTGCGGGTCCCATACAGTGACAGAATGCCCTTTCATTGTGTCGGCTGCATCAACACGTAGGCCGGTCGGGTACCAGCGATTGTGGCTTTGCCCAGTAGTCAGGTTGACCTGATAACAGGTGATGAGGTCACCGGTCCGAGCATCGAGAATACTCAGATAGCCCTTATAATATTTTCTATAATTACCGTCTCGTTTTTCGTAGCCACGGGGAAGACCTTCTTTGTGTGCACCGATGATTGCTATTTTGCCATCGACCAGAGCGAGATTTCGTGACGCCAAGAACGGATCGTTCGATGGAAACTCTCTTTGCCATACTGTTTCGAGACGATAGGGATTGATCGGAATTTTAGAGGAGTTGTGGTGCTCTCCACCCCCTTCATATCCCGGCCAGTTCTCGTTTCCGAAAATAGTTAGATTCAAACATGGCAACAGCGTAAGGCATAAAAATAGATGCACTATTCGCGGGGTAGCCCCGAATTCACTGAGTAGATTTAGCAGGAGTTGCATGTATTATTTTCTTTACGGATTTTACGGGGAAATCGGGGTAGGTTTATGGAAATTATAGCTGATGTTGATCCGATTACTCTACCTGTATGGATTCAATGAGTGTGCATAATCATTCAGAACAGCATGCGTAAGATCGATGCATCCATACACCTCAATCGGCCCTTCCCGTCTCTTTTGACTTATTTTAATTCAACTTCTACAAGATTTAGAAACTGGACTTCAACACGCCGACAATTTCGACAGATAGTCCCAGAAATCAGAGGGCGTAGGATCTGGCTAGCCGAACCAATGTGACTGTCATCACGGGCGTTTGATAGCTCGGTGTCTTTTTCTTAGCCTTACCGATTATCGCGTATCCGTGGCTGCTGGGCAGGGTCGTCGGCACCTACTACGCAATGTTTGGTTATGAGGAGCTTGCGGTCGATCATGATCACCGAGTCTCTCGATAGATCTTAGTGATTTCTTCTGTGGTGGGCACAATAGGGTTGATGAAATAGGTATTTCTTTAGCCCAGGTGTGAACTAAGAAGCTGTTTCAACTAGGTCGAGCGATCTGGTTATAATAGGCCTGTAGCGCGCTGAAGTCGGCGTCTCGGGAAGTAGTTTTGAGCTGAAAGGCATAATGGTGCGCGTAACTCATTTCCATTTCGGCTGATTTCAGGCGTCGCTCGATCTCTGACGGATCACTTTCACCACGCTCGCGCAATCGATTACGGAGAGTATCTAGATCTGGAGGTATGATGAAGACAGAATGTATCCGTCCACTTAAGAGGGGGTCTTGCGCCTCAGCTTCGAAAAACGCCATAGCACCTTGGACATCGATGTTGAGTAAGCAATCGATGCCTTGGCTGAGTTTACTCTGTATCTCAGATTTGAGTGTTCCGTAGCGCCTTCCGTGAACGTCGGCAGTTTCGTAAAATTCACCCGCTTGCTCCCGCCGAATGAATTCCTCCTGGGTGAAAAAATAGTAGTCGCGCTTATTGATTTCGCCGGGACGTACGGCGCGTGTTGTGGATGTGATGACGCGTTGGATGGCTGGTTGATAGGTCTCGAGCATCCGGTCGCAGAGGGTCGTTTTTCCGCTGGCGGTAGGACCGGAAATGATCAGCAGAATTGCCTGGCTCGATGTGCTCACCGTTTTTTCAAGAACCAAAGACTTGTTCATCGAGCCACGCTGCAATTTCTGAAATAGGCTTCCTTACTTGCTCGGTGGTGTCGCGGTCGCGCACGGTGACAGTATCGTCTTCTAACGAATCAAAGTCGATGGTAATGCAGTAGGGGGTGCCGATTTCATCTTGCCGGCGATAGCGGCGGCCGATGTTACCTGACACGTCCCAAAAAACGGGGTATTTTCGCTGTAGCGCCTTATAAAGACTTTCAGCCTTTGCGACGATTTCGGGCTTGTTTTTTACAAGAGGAAAAATGGCTGCTTTAACGGGTGCAATACGTGGGTGGAAGTGAAGAACGGTCCGCTTTTCACCGTCTATTTCATCTTCAGCATAGGCGGAGCAAAGCAGAGCAAGTAAAATGCGGTCTACGCCTACAGCGGGTTCAACTACGTGCGGTATATATTTCTCCCGAGTCTGTTCGTCGAAGTATTGGAGGGTTTTACCTGAATGACTCTCGTGCTGTGTTAAATCATAATTTCCTCGGCAGGCGATTCCCCAGAGCTCCTGGATGCCGAAGGGGTATT
This window harbors:
- the gmk gene encoding guanylate kinase, which produces MNKSLVLEKTVSTSSQAILLIISGPTASGKTTLCDRMLETYQPAIQRVITSTTRAVRPGEINKRDYYFFTQEEFIRREQAGEFYETADVHGRRYGTLKSEIQSKLSQGIDCLLNIDVQGAMAFFEAEAQDPLLSGRIHSVFIIPPDLDTLRNRLRERGESDPSEIERRLKSAEMEMSYAHHYAFQLKTTSRDADFSALQAYYNQIARPS